Proteins from one Nicotiana tabacum cultivar K326 chromosome 23, ASM71507v2, whole genome shotgun sequence genomic window:
- the LOC107812430 gene encoding ubiquitin-like domain-containing protein CIP73 isoform X2, with protein sequence MGNNGAEDMKICGFDDAISPETTVEIKIKTLDSQTYTLRVDKCVPVPALKEQIATVTGVLSEQQRLICRGKVLKDDQLLSAYHVEDGHTLHLVVRQPSSESTPDPQGTASASSSGHIQGNRVGPGVVVGTYNLSEHGDGTFPDLNRIISAVLGSFGVASVGNEGIDLNGLGAASMGNMRNSDQLQTEQASTTNQSGSGIGASARATGFPVEALQPPVIPDSLTTLTQYLTNLTEEFRANARRQSEIALTVGICGADRPDSNAPSHTTRQRGLPTPASLGEVMLSMQQLLTEQAAECLLQFSRLLENQANITEPTQRLRIQSHALRTGDLFQKLGALLLELGRTTMTLRMGQTADDAVVNAGPAVFVSTAGPNPIMVQPLPFQPGANFGAIPVGTVQNDSGLSGPSIGSGFTPRNIDIRIRTGSFTPSTLNRREPAGSQRPVQATPAASNGGNPDQETNGGTGSSAAMESGVRVVPIRTVVTTVPASVGHSASDSSRGSMGLFYPVLARVQHISSRNTNNSAAAQESAVNNSHGVEAEQPPNPDNAGERQTSGFAGAEGFMEYYLSDLLLFDSTLHPPFFL encoded by the exons ATGGGTAACAACGGTGCtgaagacatgaaaatttgtgggTTTGATGATGCTATATCTCCTGAGACCACTGTTGAAATAAAGATAAAGACATTGGACTCGCAGACATATACATTACGAGTGGATAAATGT GTTCCAGTTCCAGCACTGAAGGAACAAATTGCCACAGTTACTGGTGTCTTGTCAGAACAACAACGGCTCATATGCCGGGGGAAAGTGTTGAAGGATGATCAGCTCCTTTCAGCTTACC ATGTAGAAGATGGACACACTTTGCATTTGGTTGTGAGGCAACCTTCATCAGAAAGCACCCCTGATCCTCAAG GGACTGCTTCTGCATCAAGTTCTGGGCATATTCAAGGAAACCGAGTGGGTCCTGGTGTAGTTGTTGGAACGTACAACTTATCCGAACATGGAGATGGAACTTTTCCTGACCTGAATCGG ATTATCTCAGCTGTGCTTGGGTCGTTTGGAGTTGCAAGCGTTGGCAACGAGGGGATTGATCTCAAT GGTCTTGGTGCAGCTAGTATGGGAAATATGAGAAATTCTGACCAACTGCAGACTGAACAAGCTAGTACAACCAATCAATCTGGTTCCGGTATTGGCGCTTCTGCACGTGCAACAGGTTTCCCAGTGGAAGCTCTGCAACCACCG GTTATTCCCGATTCTCTGACAACTTTAACACAGTATTTGACTAATTTGACTGAAGAGTTCAGAGCAAATG CAAGGAGACAAAGTGAGATTGCATTAACTGTTGGGATCTGTGGAGCTGATAGACCAGATTCTAATGCACCCTCACATACCACTAGACAGAGAGGCCTTCCAACGCCTGCATCCTTGGGAGAGGTGATGCTCTCGATGCAACAATTACTCACTGAGCAAGCTGCAGAGTGCTTGTTG CAATTTTCGAGGCTGCTAGAGAATCAAGCAAATATCACAGAACCAACACAAAGATTGAGAATTCAATCGCATGCTTTAAGAACTGGAGATCTATTCCAAAAATTAGGTGCTTTGCTGCTTGAGCTTGGTCGGACAACAATGACATTGCGAATGGGTCAAACAGCG GATGATGCTGTGGTGAATGCTGGACCTGCTGTTTTTGTGTCTACTGCTGGCCCTAATCCTATTATGGTTCAG CCACTACCTTTCCAGCCGGGTGCAAATTTTGGTGCCATTCCTGTTGGAACTGTACAAAATGACAGTGGACTTTCTGGACCATCTATTGGTTCTGGTTTTACTCCTAGGAATATTGACATCAGAATACGAACAG GTTCATTTACGCCTTCAACTCTTAATCGAAGAGAGCCTGCTGGTTCACAGCGTCCAGTTCAAGCTACTCCTGCAGCTTCTAATGGTGGAAATCCTGATCAAGAGACCAATGGAGGCACTGGAAGCTCTGCTGCCATGGAGTCTGGAGTGCGGGTGGTTCCTATCAGGACAGTCGTTACTACAGTTCCAGCTTCTGTTGGGCATTCAGCTTCTGATTCATCTCGAGGTTCCATGGGATTATTTTATCCAGTTTTAGCAAGAGTTCAACATATCAGCTCCAGGAATACTAATAATTCTGCAGCTGCTCAAGAATCTGCCGTAAATAATTCACATGGAGTTGAGGCTGAACAACCGCCTAATCCTGATAATGCTGGGGAACGGCAAACTAGTGGATTTGCTGGTGCTGAAG GGTTTATGGAGTACTATTTGAGTGATCTCTTACTATTTGACAGCACATTACATCCACCATTTTTTTTATGA
- the LOC107812430 gene encoding ubiquitin-like domain-containing protein CIP73 isoform X1, which produces MGNNGAEDMKICGFDDAISPETTVEIKIKTLDSQTYTLRVDKCVPVPALKEQIATVTGVLSEQQRLICRGKVLKDDQLLSAYHVEDGHTLHLVVRQPSSESTPDPQGTASASSSGHIQGNRVGPGVVVGTYNLSEHGDGTFPDLNRIISAVLGSFGVASVGNEGIDLNGLGAASMGNMRNSDQLQTEQASTTNQSGSGIGASARATGFPVEALQPPVIPDSLTTLTQYLTNLTEEFRANARRQSEIALTVGICGADRPDSNAPSHTTRQRGLPTPASLGEVMLSMQQLLTEQAAECLLQFSRLLENQANITEPTQRLRIQSHALRTGDLFQKLGALLLELGRTTMTLRMGQTADDAVVNAGPAVFVSTAGPNPIMVQPLPFQPGANFGAIPVGTVQNDSGLSGPSIGSGFTPRNIDIRIRTGSFTPSTLNRREPAGSQRPVQATPAASNGGNPDQETNGGTGSSAAMESGVRVVPIRTVVTTVPASVGHSASDSSRGSMGLFYPVLARVQHISSRNTNNSAAAQESAVNNSHGVEAEQPPNPDNAGERQTSGFAGAEGNFGSLSELSSSEEFSTQFQSRIDQIYRSFFTGENLHPENVSGGNNSATGGSVAAEDIGNSQATAMVAGEEGVILSNILRHIMPIISESVGTDNSSSDRPNLDEDRSDHDSMQGQENTEQASSSDRCHNPSLPPSSKRQKRE; this is translated from the exons ATGGGTAACAACGGTGCtgaagacatgaaaatttgtgggTTTGATGATGCTATATCTCCTGAGACCACTGTTGAAATAAAGATAAAGACATTGGACTCGCAGACATATACATTACGAGTGGATAAATGT GTTCCAGTTCCAGCACTGAAGGAACAAATTGCCACAGTTACTGGTGTCTTGTCAGAACAACAACGGCTCATATGCCGGGGGAAAGTGTTGAAGGATGATCAGCTCCTTTCAGCTTACC ATGTAGAAGATGGACACACTTTGCATTTGGTTGTGAGGCAACCTTCATCAGAAAGCACCCCTGATCCTCAAG GGACTGCTTCTGCATCAAGTTCTGGGCATATTCAAGGAAACCGAGTGGGTCCTGGTGTAGTTGTTGGAACGTACAACTTATCCGAACATGGAGATGGAACTTTTCCTGACCTGAATCGG ATTATCTCAGCTGTGCTTGGGTCGTTTGGAGTTGCAAGCGTTGGCAACGAGGGGATTGATCTCAAT GGTCTTGGTGCAGCTAGTATGGGAAATATGAGAAATTCTGACCAACTGCAGACTGAACAAGCTAGTACAACCAATCAATCTGGTTCCGGTATTGGCGCTTCTGCACGTGCAACAGGTTTCCCAGTGGAAGCTCTGCAACCACCG GTTATTCCCGATTCTCTGACAACTTTAACACAGTATTTGACTAATTTGACTGAAGAGTTCAGAGCAAATG CAAGGAGACAAAGTGAGATTGCATTAACTGTTGGGATCTGTGGAGCTGATAGACCAGATTCTAATGCACCCTCACATACCACTAGACAGAGAGGCCTTCCAACGCCTGCATCCTTGGGAGAGGTGATGCTCTCGATGCAACAATTACTCACTGAGCAAGCTGCAGAGTGCTTGTTG CAATTTTCGAGGCTGCTAGAGAATCAAGCAAATATCACAGAACCAACACAAAGATTGAGAATTCAATCGCATGCTTTAAGAACTGGAGATCTATTCCAAAAATTAGGTGCTTTGCTGCTTGAGCTTGGTCGGACAACAATGACATTGCGAATGGGTCAAACAGCG GATGATGCTGTGGTGAATGCTGGACCTGCTGTTTTTGTGTCTACTGCTGGCCCTAATCCTATTATGGTTCAG CCACTACCTTTCCAGCCGGGTGCAAATTTTGGTGCCATTCCTGTTGGAACTGTACAAAATGACAGTGGACTTTCTGGACCATCTATTGGTTCTGGTTTTACTCCTAGGAATATTGACATCAGAATACGAACAG GTTCATTTACGCCTTCAACTCTTAATCGAAGAGAGCCTGCTGGTTCACAGCGTCCAGTTCAAGCTACTCCTGCAGCTTCTAATGGTGGAAATCCTGATCAAGAGACCAATGGAGGCACTGGAAGCTCTGCTGCCATGGAGTCTGGAGTGCGGGTGGTTCCTATCAGGACAGTCGTTACTACAGTTCCAGCTTCTGTTGGGCATTCAGCTTCTGATTCATCTCGAGGTTCCATGGGATTATTTTATCCAGTTTTAGCAAGAGTTCAACATATCAGCTCCAGGAATACTAATAATTCTGCAGCTGCTCAAGAATCTGCCGTAAATAATTCACATGGAGTTGAGGCTGAACAACCGCCTAATCCTGATAATGCTGGGGAACGGCAAACTAGTGGATTTGCTGGTGCTGAAG GTAATTTTGGCTCACTTAGTGAACTATCAAGCAGTGAAGAGTTCTCCACACAGTTCCAAAGTAGAATTGACCAAATTTATAGGTCATTTTTCACTGGAGAAAATCTACATCCTGAGAATGTCAGTGGGGGTAACAATTCTGCCACTGGAGGTAGTGTGGCTGCTGAAGACATTGGTAATTCTCAGGCTACGGCCATGGTAGCAGGCGAGGAAGGAGTTATTTTGTCAAATATACTTCGTCATATCATGCCGATTATCTCTGAATCTGTAGGAACTGATAATTCATCTAGTGATAGACCAAATCTTGATGAGGATAGAAGTGACCATGATTCAATGCAG GGTCAAGAAAACACGGAGCAAGCAAGTTCTTCAGATAGGTGCCACAATCCTTCATTGCCACCAAGTTCAAAGCGTCAAAAG CGGGAATGA
- the LOC107812432 gene encoding small ribosomal subunit protein uS17 — protein MAEQTEKAFLKQPGVFLSSKKTGKGKRPGKGGNRYFKSIGLGFKTPREATEGTYIDKKCPFTGNVSIRGRILAGTCHSAKMNRTIIVRRNYLHYVKKYQRYEKRHSNIPAHISPCFRVKEGDHVIIGQCRPLSKTVRFNVLKVIPAGSAGGGKKAFTGM, from the exons ATGGCCGAACAG ACGGAGAAGGCGTTCTTGAAGCAGCCAGGTGTTTTTCTTAG CTCGAAGAAGACAGGGAAGGGGAAGAGACCAGGGAAGGGAGGTAACCGCTACTTCAAGAGCATTGGTCTAGGGTTCAAGACTCCTCGTGAGGCTACTGAAG GTACGTACATTGACAAGAAATGTCCATTTACGGGAAATGTTTCAATCAGAGGTCGTATCCTTGCTGGTACATGCCATAGTGCCAAGATGAACAGAACCATCATTGTTCGTCGGAACTACCTGCATTACGTCAAGAAGTACCAGAG ATATGAGAAGAGGCATTCAAATATCCCAGCTCACATATCACCTTGCTTCCGTGTGAAAGAGGGAGATCATGTTATCATTGGACAGTGCAG GCCTTTGTCCAAGACTGTGAGGTTTAATGTGTTAAAGGTGATTCCAGCTGGTTCTGCTGGTGGCGGCAAGAAAGCATTTACAGGAATGTGA